In Eptesicus fuscus isolate TK198812 chromosome 23, DD_ASM_mEF_20220401, whole genome shotgun sequence, one genomic interval encodes:
- the PLA2G1B gene encoding phospholipase A2: MKLLVLAALLTVCAAEGGIGTRAVWQFRNMIKCTMPESDPLKDYNNYGCYCGLGGSGTPVDELDKCCQIHDRCYDQAKKLDTCKFLLDNPYTKSYSYKCSGSEITCSSKNKPCQAFICECDRNAAICFSKAPYNKEHKNLDSKFCQD; the protein is encoded by the exons ATGAAACTCCTTGTGCTGGCTGCTCTGCTCACAG TGTGTGCCGCCGAGGGCGGCATCGGCACGCGGGCGGTGTGGCAGTTCCGCAACATGATCAAGTGCACGATGCCTGAGAGCGACCCCTTGAAAGATTACAACAACTACGGCTGCTACTGCGGCCTGGGCGGGTCCGGCACCCCTGTGGACGAACTGGACAA gtgCTGCCAGATACACGACCGCTGCTACGACCAAGCCAAGAAGCTGGACACCTGCAAATTCCTCCTGGACAACCCCTACACCAAAAGCTACTCGTACAAATGCTCCGGCTCAGAGATCACCTGCAGCA GCAAAAACAAGCCCTGCCAGGCCTTCATCTGCGAATGCGACCGCAACGCCGCCATCTGCTTCTCCAAGGCCCCTTACAACAAGGAGCACAAGAACCTGGACAGCAAGTTCTGTCAGGACTGA